TTCAACCCGGGTTCACCCGATACCCTCACCCCGTCCCTCTCCCGGAGGGCGAGGGGAAATGGCCACGGACTGGCCTTCACTCCTCACAGGCCGTGGGCCGCCTGCTTCACCAGGTGGCCCGTGAAGTTGTACTCGAGCAGGTGGCGCTTCAGGTTGCCGTCGCTGGCGGCGAACGTCTGCACGTAGTCCCCCTTCTCGAGGAAGAGCGTGACGCTGTACGCGCCCGTGTCCCGGTCCACGTGCCCCTGGCCACTCATGGCGCGCCCCTTGCCCGTCCCGTTCTTCAGCACGTGGACGAACACATCGTTCGCCGTCGCCCCGTAGTGGTACGCGTCCTTCACGAACGACACGTTGAAGAAGTACAGGCCCGTGCACGGCGCGACGAAGGTGCCACCGCCCTCGCCCCACCCGTTTCCCTCCTGGGTGTGCGTCGTCGCGTAGCGCAGCAGCACGAGCTCTCCCTCCGAGACGTGGCCCGTCCCACTCGCACTGAAGGCGACGATGCCCGACTCGGGGCAGCGGGCTCCGGCCAGCAGCTCGGCCTCCCGGGCGGTGGTGGGATCCACCGTCTTGTAGTCCGCGAAGAGCACCCGCGCCTTGCGCGCACCCGGGGCCGCGCCGGGCTCCTCCGCCCACGCCAGGCCCGCGCCCAGCAGGGACACCAGGCCGGACAGCAGCACCACTCGCGACGTCTTCATGAGAGCCTCCCTTCCCGGGCTTCCGGGCGTCCGGGGAGACTTGGCCCGGGAGGCGTGCCCCACAACCCGGCCTGGCGATCAGGCGGGCGGTCGGTTAACGGATCGCCCGCTCGGGGTGTCGGCGAGGCGACGCGACGGGCCCGCGGACCCTCAGCGCCGGCCGCTGCCCGTGGTCGTGAACCAGGCCGACTCCGTCTCCACATCCGGGCTCGCGCCACTCGAGGAGCGGAAGGGAGAGCCGCTGAACAGGCCCTCCGACTCTTCTCCCGGCGGCGAGTCCGTGGTCTCCATCGCCACCGACAGTAGCCCGGCCAGGATGCCCAGCAGGCACGCCCCCGCCACCGTCAGCTTCACCTTCCGGCGCCACGTCTGCACGGGCTCGCGGTGGTAGCGCGGCATGCCCCGGCGCAGTCTCTCGTTCTGCAGGTCGATGACCCTTCCTGGCGCCTTGCTGGACATGCATGCATCCTAATCCACGTCCCCGGGACCACTCCCGGCTCGTTCGTGGAGCGAGCCCACATCCTAACGCATGCCGGGTCCGCCAGGTAACACGCGCCCCCGCTCGCGGAGCCGGAACAGGGGGCCTGCCCACGCATCACACCTCGTGCCGTGACGAACCTGGACCTCTTCCCCCCCGCGCCGCCCCCCACCACCGGACCGTTGGAGCACCTGCTGAAGGTGTCCCGCGTCTACCTGGAGCCCGACGTCGAGCGCTTCACCCGGGGCCGGGACATCCTCGCGCGCTTCCCCAACGCCGAGCGGGTGGAGGTGCGCTCGCATTGGAACATCCCCGGCCTCTTCGGCAACGAGGGCAACGCCGAGGCGTGGAACCGCATCAAGGGCAGCACCCTGGTGCTCGGCGTGAAGAAGGCCATGAGCTTCGAGGCCAATGGCCGCAGCGCCGACTTCCTGCCGCCCTCCACGGCCAACGGCTGCGTCATGAGCTGCGCCTACTGTTACGTGCCGCGTCATAAGGGCTACGCCAACCCCGTCACCGTCTTCGTCAACATCGAGCAGGTGCTCGCGGCCATCCGCCGGCACGCGGGGAAGCTCGGGCCCAAGACGGAGCCCAACCCGGTGGATCCGCGCTACTGGGTGTATGACCTCGGCTGCAACAGCGACTGCTCGGCGGATGCGGCGCTCAGTGACAACGTGAAGGACCTGGTGCGGCTCTTCACCGTGCTGCCCAACGCCATGGGCTCCTTCGCCACCAAGCTCGTCAACCGCGAGCTGCTCGCGTACGCGCCCCGGGGCAAGACGCGCATCCGCTTCAGCCTCATGCCGCACGCCCAGGCGAAGCTGCTCGACGTGCGCACCAGCCCCATCTCCGAGCGCATCGCCGCCATCGACGACTTCGTGGCCGCCGGCTACGAGGTGCACCTCAACTTCTCGCCCGTGGTCGTCACCGAGGGCTGGCAGGCCGGGTACGACGCGCTCTTCCAGCAGATCGACGACACGATCGGGGACAAGGCCAAGGAGCAGCTGGCCGCGGAGATCATCTTCCTCACGCACAACGAGCGCCTGCACGAGGTGAACCTGCGTTGGCACCCGAAAGCCGAGGAGCTGCTGTGGCGGCCCGAGCTGCAGGAGACCAAGGTGTCCCAGGGCGGCGGCGTCAACGTGCGCTACCGCACCGGCTACAAGGGACGGCTCGTCGAGGAGTTCCAGCAGCTGCTCGCCCGGCGCATGCCGTACTGCCGCGTGCGCTATGCGTTCTGAAACTTCCCCTCTCCCCTCGGGAGAGGGACGGGGTGAGGGTATCGGGTGAACCCGGGTTGAACCCGCTGTCCCCACCGTGAGCCACGGGTTGAAGAACGGGCCCGGACACCCTCACCCTGTCCCTCTCCCGGAGGGAGAGGGGATATCCGGTCACATCCCTGGAACAGAGATACGGACTACAGGAGGCCGGCGGTGATGCCACCGTCCGACAGGTACACGCCGCCGGTGCTGTAGCTGCTGTCGTCGCTGGCGAGGAACAGGTACATCTTGGCGATCTCCTCGTTCGTCCCGTAGCGCTTCATGGGGACACGCGCCGCGAGGGTGCTCTTCAGCTGCTCCTCGGCACCGGGGGCGAGCAGCCGGTGGGTGGACGCCATCATGTCGTTGTCGATGACGCCCGGGCACACCGCGTTCACCCGGATGTGGAACGGCGCGCCGTCATGCGCCAGCGCGCGCGCCATGCCCACCACGGCGTGCTTGCTCGTGGTGTACGCCGAGTGCGCCGGGAACCCCGCCACGCCCACGATGGACGAGGTGAGGATGACGCTGCCACCCCCACGCTTCTGCAACTCCGGGAAGGCGTACTTGACCGACAGCCACGCGCCGCGCACGTTGGTGGCGACTACATTGTCGAAGTCCTCCACCGTGTGCTCGAGGATGTGCTTGTAGGGACCCTCGGTGCCCGCGTTGCTCACCAGCACGTCGATGCCGCCGTAGCGCTCCACCGCGTGCCGCACATAGCGCTGCGTGTCCTCCACCTTCGACACGTCCGCCACCGTGTAGCTGAGGTTCTCGTGGTTCACGTCCTGCATCGTCTTGCGCAGCTTCTCCTCGCTGCGGCCCACGATGAGCACCTTCGCGCCCTGCGCCACGAACAGCTTCGCCGTCGCCGCCCCGATACCACTGCCCCCGCCCGTGACGATGGCGACCTTGTTCTCCAGCTTCTTCATGATGGCCCTTTGCTTCCACTGAGACCCGGGACCCCCCCGGTGCCCGGATTGTCTGGAAGAAGACAGGCCCCCGGCAAGCAACGATCACGGCTCGCTCCAGGAAACCGCCGGGCAGGTGGACATGGCCCCGCCGTCACCCTCTCCCAGAGAGAGAGGGGGCGGCGTGTAAGCTCTCCCGCCATGCTCCCCTACGAAGCGTTGGAGGCCCGTGCCCGCGAGCGCCTGCCCTCCGCCGTGTTCGACTACTACGCCGGTGGCTCCGGCGACGAGTCCACCCTCGCCGCCAACACCGCCGCCTGGGCCCGCCTCCGCCTGCGTCCCCGCATCCTGCGCGACGTCTCCTCCGTCGACACGTCCACCACGCTGCTCGGCACCCCGCTCTCCTCCCCCATCCTCGTCGCCCCCACCGCCTTCCACTCGCTGGCCCACCCCGAGGCCGAGCTCGCCACCGCCCGCGGCACCCGCGAGGCCGGCTCCCTCCTCGTCCTCTCCTCGCGCGCCTCCCGCCGCCTCGAGGACGTCGCCGCCGCCGCCGGGCCCTGGTGGTTCCAGGTCTACGTCTTCCGGGACCGGGGCCTCACCCGCGCCCTCGTCCAGCGCGCCGCCGCCGCCGGGGC
The sequence above is drawn from the Archangium gephyra genome and encodes:
- a CDS encoding C1q-like domain-containing protein, yielding MKTSRVVLLSGLVSLLGAGLAWAEEPGAAPGARKARVLFADYKTVDPTTAREAELLAGARCPESGIVAFSASGTGHVSEGELVLLRYATTHTQEGNGWGEGGGTFVAPCTGLYFFNVSFVKDAYHYGATANDVFVHVLKNGTGKGRAMSGQGHVDRDTGAYSVTLFLEKGDYVQTFAASDGNLKRHLLEYNFTGHLVKQAAHGL
- a CDS encoding spore photoproduct lyase family protein, with the protein product MTNLDLFPPAPPPTTGPLEHLLKVSRVYLEPDVERFTRGRDILARFPNAERVEVRSHWNIPGLFGNEGNAEAWNRIKGSTLVLGVKKAMSFEANGRSADFLPPSTANGCVMSCAYCYVPRHKGYANPVTVFVNIEQVLAAIRRHAGKLGPKTEPNPVDPRYWVYDLGCNSDCSADAALSDNVKDLVRLFTVLPNAMGSFATKLVNRELLAYAPRGKTRIRFSLMPHAQAKLLDVRTSPISERIAAIDDFVAAGYEVHLNFSPVVVTEGWQAGYDALFQQIDDTIGDKAKEQLAAEIIFLTHNERLHEVNLRWHPKAEELLWRPELQETKVSQGGGVNVRYRTGYKGRLVEEFQQLLARRMPYCRVRYAF
- a CDS encoding SDR family NAD(P)-dependent oxidoreductase; translation: MKKLENKVAIVTGGGSGIGAATAKLFVAQGAKVLIVGRSEEKLRKTMQDVNHENLSYTVADVSKVEDTQRYVRHAVERYGGIDVLVSNAGTEGPYKHILEHTVEDFDNVVATNVRGAWLSVKYAFPELQKRGGGSVILTSSIVGVAGFPAHSAYTTSKHAVVGMARALAHDGAPFHIRVNAVCPGVIDNDMMASTHRLLAPGAEEQLKSTLAARVPMKRYGTNEEIAKMYLFLASDDSSYSTGGVYLSDGGITAGLL